One window of Treponema denticola genomic DNA carries:
- the flhF gene encoding flagellar biosynthesis protein FlhF: METFVEEASTYEKCIQKIQEKYGPNIMITRREVKRNEGFLSLFNKETIRLSFNIQNEAFIPKFSNSEEEVKPKSTVAPIKPYSPANLAEERLKIMKLAAAQSEEMAEKMMPYIEKLENQSSSPIKTDIESKELKTLAETVGRLAEEIRLKNSPSQEHENISKIAAILEENDFTAKYIRSIKEKISKNLSLAELNDFELVQKKVLDWIASSIQIKLEETNNDDSAKKQKLIALVGPTGIGKTTTLAKLAAYYILAVSKLEKRSLDVRVITLDQFRIGAAFQIKKYCEHMGIPLIIATDPLDLHKYLDLYKDSADIICIDTTGRSPTDPEKILEMQKYFDEIEPGRIETHLVVSAVTKAADIIEIIKQYSVFNFSSLIVTKLDETAHVGSIVSVLDEYKIPVAYITEGQTVPKDIARASKLVLLRKLTGFSLDYINENFNDEISIVWS, translated from the coding sequence ATGGAAACATTTGTCGAGGAAGCTTCAACATACGAAAAGTGTATTCAAAAAATTCAAGAAAAGTATGGGCCTAATATAATGATTACCCGCCGCGAGGTAAAAAGAAATGAAGGTTTCCTTAGTCTTTTTAATAAAGAAACAATAAGGTTAAGTTTTAATATTCAAAATGAAGCCTTCATTCCCAAATTCTCGAACAGTGAAGAAGAAGTAAAACCTAAGTCAACTGTTGCTCCCATAAAACCATATTCTCCGGCAAATCTTGCAGAAGAGCGTTTAAAAATAATGAAACTGGCTGCGGCTCAATCGGAAGAAATGGCCGAGAAGATGATGCCCTATATCGAAAAGCTTGAAAATCAAAGTTCTTCTCCCATAAAAACCGATATTGAATCTAAAGAGTTAAAAACCCTTGCAGAAACCGTCGGCAGGCTTGCAGAAGAAATAAGGCTAAAGAATTCTCCATCCCAAGAACATGAAAATATTTCGAAAATTGCGGCTATTTTGGAAGAAAATGATTTTACCGCTAAATATATCCGCTCCATAAAAGAAAAAATATCTAAAAATTTGAGTTTAGCCGAATTAAACGATTTTGAGCTTGTCCAAAAAAAAGTTTTGGATTGGATAGCTTCTTCCATACAAATAAAACTTGAAGAAACAAACAATGATGATTCCGCTAAAAAGCAAAAACTTATTGCCTTGGTTGGGCCTACAGGTATAGGCAAGACTACAACCCTTGCAAAACTTGCCGCCTATTATATTCTGGCTGTTTCTAAACTTGAAAAGCGTTCCCTTGATGTGAGGGTTATTACCCTTGACCAATTTAGGATAGGAGCCGCTTTTCAAATAAAAAAATACTGCGAACACATGGGTATTCCCCTTATCATAGCAACCGACCCATTAGATTTACACAAATATCTCGATCTATATAAGGATTCTGCCGATATTATATGTATAGATACGACGGGGAGAAGTCCGACCGATCCCGAAAAGATACTTGAGATGCAAAAATATTTTGATGAGATAGAACCGGGCAGGATTGAAACCCATCTTGTAGTAAGTGCTGTAACTAAGGCTGCCGACATAATCGAAATAATAAAACAATATTCTGTTTTTAATTTTTCGAGCCTTATAGTTACAAAACTTGATGAAACGGCTCATGTGGGCAGTATTGTCAGTGTATTGGATGAATACAAGATTCCCGTCGCCTATATAACCGAAGGCCAAACAGTACCCAAGGATATAGCTCGGGCTTCCAAGCTCGTTTTGTTAAGAAAACTTACAGGGTTCTCTTTGGATTATATCAATGAAAATTTCAATGACGAAATTTCTATAGTATGGAGCTAA
- a CDS encoding FapA family protein, whose product MVRLNQIQEKMSEMHELDSGRFFVDISGETLDEALANAAIQLGMPVSSIDYEILQKGASGFFAIVPKEWKIRAYETIKIKKSQNIEEEKVETEDIIEDGVIINKDGMGYVFCAADGIYFKVTAPSGTGRAFDIKAARDRFRDRALPIPEDDILSPILEEKTGEYVRVAPYKRIPGNDAAMVVNISDDEMRAYLYVTPPTTGGVDLSADTIIAFLKNNRIIVGINEERVKQFQDSPVYREDYLVAEGIAPQNGADAKIIYNFEVDNTQVRLQETRSGQINFKELNLIQNVVEGQPVAQKVPAQRGKAGKTVTGKYLEAINGKDVAMPVGKNTKIAADGLTIVAEVNGQVLLVKNKITVQEIYVVEGDVSIRTGNITFLGSVFVNGNVDDGFVIKASGNIEVKGSVGRAELDTEGDIVVSQGIMGKEGGVIRAGKSIWSKFIQNTDVVEAGDMVIVSDGIIKSNVMANRKIICRGKKADIISGNLSASESISARNLGSVSGGNDLMLSVGFDPKSKERLNFLLQKQEMDQKSLEDIKLNLMSLEELKSKRGELPKDKEENYNKMNEYKYTLQTDIHEVEKEITQIKEYLNTLKNQGRVSASGHVYPGVRIVIRDTTEDVRMDCKATTFYLDKGIVRYGKYQEENEEDFKKVPSGYSTN is encoded by the coding sequence ATGGTTAGGCTTAATCAAATACAGGAAAAAATGTCTGAAATGCACGAACTGGATTCCGGGCGTTTTTTTGTTGATATAAGCGGAGAGACCCTTGATGAAGCCCTTGCAAACGCAGCTATACAATTAGGGATGCCCGTTTCATCGATAGACTATGAGATTTTGCAAAAAGGTGCTTCCGGTTTTTTTGCTATAGTCCCAAAAGAATGGAAGATAAGAGCCTACGAAACCATAAAAATAAAGAAATCGCAAAATATCGAAGAAGAAAAGGTTGAGACAGAAGATATAATTGAAGATGGGGTAATTATCAATAAAGACGGAATGGGATATGTTTTCTGTGCAGCCGACGGTATTTACTTTAAGGTAACGGCTCCATCGGGTACAGGCCGTGCTTTTGATATAAAGGCTGCTAGGGACAGGTTTAGGGATAGGGCTCTCCCCATTCCGGAGGACGATATTCTTTCTCCCATATTGGAGGAGAAAACCGGAGAGTATGTCAGGGTGGCTCCTTATAAACGGATACCCGGCAATGATGCTGCAATGGTTGTCAACATAAGCGATGACGAAATGAGGGCTTACCTATATGTTACGCCCCCGACAACCGGAGGTGTTGATCTTTCGGCAGATACCATTATCGCATTTTTGAAGAATAACAGAATAATAGTCGGGATAAATGAAGAAAGAGTCAAACAATTTCAAGATTCTCCCGTTTACCGCGAAGATTATCTGGTAGCGGAAGGCATAGCTCCTCAAAACGGTGCCGATGCAAAGATTATTTATAATTTTGAAGTGGATAATACACAAGTCCGTTTGCAGGAAACCCGTTCCGGTCAAATCAATTTTAAGGAATTGAACCTTATTCAAAATGTTGTCGAAGGACAGCCGGTAGCTCAAAAGGTTCCTGCTCAAAGAGGAAAGGCGGGAAAAACCGTTACAGGAAAATACCTTGAGGCCATTAACGGAAAAGATGTTGCAATGCCCGTGGGCAAAAATACAAAGATTGCTGCAGATGGTTTAACTATAGTTGCCGAAGTAAACGGACAAGTTCTTTTAGTAAAAAATAAGATTACCGTACAAGAAATTTATGTAGTTGAGGGCGATGTTTCAATCAGAACAGGAAATATTACATTCTTGGGTTCGGTCTTTGTAAACGGAAACGTAGATGACGGCTTTGTTATAAAGGCTTCGGGAAATATAGAAGTTAAGGGCTCGGTCGGCAGGGCAGAGCTTGATACCGAGGGAGATATAGTTGTAAGTCAGGGTATCATGGGCAAGGAAGGCGGCGTAATAAGAGCTGGTAAATCTATCTGGTCTAAATTTATTCAAAATACCGATGTTGTTGAAGCCGGAGACATGGTAATTGTTTCAGATGGTATTATAAAATCGAATGTAATGGCTAACCGTAAAATTATATGCCGCGGAAAGAAGGCCGATATAATAAGCGGCAATCTAAGTGCTTCCGAATCTATTTCGGCAAGGAATTTAGGAAGTGTTTCAGGCGGAAACGATCTTATGTTAAGTGTAGGCTTCGATCCCAAAAGCAAGGAACGCTTAAACTTCTTGCTGCAAAAACAGGAAATGGATCAAAAGAGCTTGGAAGATATAAAACTTAATCTGATGAGTCTTGAAGAACTTAAATCCAAACGGGGAGAGCTTCCAAAAGATAAAGAAGAAAACTATAACAAGATGAACGAGTATAAATATACTCTTCAAACCGATATTCACGAAGTAGAAAAAGAAATTACCCAAATAAAAGAATATTTAAATACATTGAAAAATCAGGGCCGGGTTTCCGCTTCCGGACATGTATATCCGGGAGTACGCATAGTTATACGGGATACCACCGAGGATGTAAGAATGGATTGTAAGGCGACTACATTCTATCTTGACAAGGGAATTGTGCGTTACGGAAAGTATCAAGAAGAGAACGAAGAGGATTTTAAGAAGGTTCCGAGTGGCTATTCAACCAATTGA
- a CDS encoding DUF4349 domain-containing protein has translation MKKKAFIFLCLSLVLNLFLSCGGKKAAYETGKSARSESYMDESKSSSSDSAFKEDKKEFDDINTASLDNGNVERKLIKTGFIEFETDDIKRTRETIENLVTKYQAYISQEDEQHFHSNIRQTISIRIPKENFDNLLNELTIGIKKLDNKNITVEDVTEEFVDGLARLKVKKETEQTYLKILSQAKTVKDILEVQTQIQDLRSDIEAIEGRLRYLQKSVNYSTLNISMYQIINSSIARPSFFTKALNAVKEGIGLFSDIIIGILYLWIFILIIIAVAVIIIKKRRNKKRSKEKSLDN, from the coding sequence ATGAAAAAAAAGGCCTTTATTTTTTTATGTTTAAGTCTGGTACTAAATCTTTTTCTTTCTTGCGGCGGGAAAAAAGCGGCTTATGAAACAGGCAAAAGTGCCCGATCCGAAAGTTACATGGACGAATCCAAAAGTTCATCATCCGATTCAGCCTTTAAGGAAGACAAAAAAGAGTTTGATGATATAAATACTGCAAGTTTAGATAACGGCAATGTCGAAAGAAAACTTATAAAAACAGGTTTTATAGAATTTGAAACTGATGATATAAAAAGAACAAGGGAAACAATCGAAAACCTTGTAACAAAATATCAAGCCTATATAAGTCAAGAAGATGAACAGCATTTTCATTCTAATATTAGGCAGACAATCAGTATTAGAATACCAAAAGAAAATTTTGATAATCTTTTAAATGAGCTTACTATAGGTATTAAAAAACTTGATAATAAAAACATTACGGTTGAAGATGTTACGGAAGAATTTGTAGACGGACTTGCCCGGTTAAAGGTAAAAAAAGAAACCGAACAAACTTATTTAAAAATTCTAAGCCAAGCAAAAACGGTAAAAGACATTTTAGAAGTGCAAACCCAAATTCAAGATTTACGCTCCGATATTGAAGCTATTGAAGGCCGTTTACGTTATTTACAAAAATCCGTAAATTACAGCACCTTAAATATTTCAATGTACCAAATTATCAATAGCAGTATAGCAAGGCCTTCCTTCTTCACCAAGGCCCTCAATGCCGTAAAGGAAGGAATAGGTCTTTTTAGCGATATAATTATCGGCATCCTGTATCTTTGGATATTTATACTTATAATTATAGCTGTTGCGGTAATTATAATCAAAAAAAGACGCAATAAAAAAAGATCAAAGGAAAAATCTTTAGATAATTAG
- the whiG gene encoding RNA polymerase sigma factor WhiG, which yields MANTDYENIPEEKLWEKYKKTSDPKIREYFILKYAPLVKYVAGKVGIGMPTNVEFDDLVGYGVFGLLDAIEKYDLDKNVKFNTYAVNRIRGAIFDELRSIDWVPRSVRQKSREIEETIADLEARLGRSASNEEIAYAMGLDIEEYNSLLLKISATSVVSLTDLRFSNDDSEEFSVGDIIEAPSSLNPDVIVEREDIKRVIVEAIKELPEREKKVLIMYYYEDMTLREIGEVLHVTESRVSQIHTSANIKLRAKLSNVTKGIK from the coding sequence ATGGCAAATACGGATTATGAAAATATACCTGAAGAAAAACTTTGGGAAAAATACAAAAAAACCTCAGATCCTAAAATCAGAGAATATTTTATTTTAAAGTATGCTCCATTGGTAAAATACGTCGCCGGAAAAGTCGGTATAGGAATGCCTACGAATGTAGAATTTGACGACTTAGTCGGTTACGGTGTGTTCGGCCTTTTGGATGCTATAGAAAAATATGATCTCGATAAAAACGTTAAATTTAATACCTATGCCGTCAATAGAATAAGGGGCGCTATATTCGATGAGCTGAGGTCTATAGACTGGGTTCCCCGCTCGGTACGTCAAAAGAGCCGCGAAATTGAAGAAACTATAGCCGACCTAGAAGCTCGTTTAGGCCGCTCCGCCTCAAACGAAGAAATAGCTTATGCAATGGGTTTGGATATTGAAGAATATAATTCTCTGCTGCTTAAAATATCTGCAACCAGCGTTGTCTCTTTGACCGATTTACGGTTTTCTAATGATGACTCGGAAGAGTTTTCAGTAGGAGACATAATTGAAGCTCCTTCCTCTTTGAATCCTGATGTAATTGTAGAACGTGAAGACATAAAACGGGTAATAGTTGAAGCTATTAAAGAATTACCTGAAAGAGAAAAAAAAGTTTTAATTATGTACTATTATGAGGATATGACTCTCAGGGAAATAGGAGAAGTTCTTCATGTAACCGAATCCAGAGTTTCTCAGATACACACGAGCGCAAATATAAAACTAAGAGCTAAGCTTTCTAATGTTACAAAGGGCATAAAATAG
- a CDS encoding pyridoxal phosphate-dependent aminotransferase, translating to MEHGGVLSYKKKDEVLIDFSSNINPLTAPKGLKKALSASFNNLLVYPDIRYRSLKKITAQYLKCRPENIVLGNGAVEIIDNFCSMFKRVVLCTPCFSEYGLRALVHNRPVLELPFLPDFLPDIAGLEKKLKAGDLLILGNPNNPTGLRIEKTALLQIYSLVQKTGAFLLLDEAFYEFCPPDYDSIVLFKKDGYKNICIIRAATKFFGLPGIRLGYACTSTDMAAALSKIEMAWHINVFAEAAAPAIFFDKDFIEKSKAYIQKERAFLLENIEKHETSGEIKLQAYKSQCNFILLKVLNAKDTDALKFFEKKGILIRTCSSFKTLGDNHIRIAVRSHKDNCKFINAISSKKSK from the coding sequence TTGGAACACGGCGGGGTTTTGTCCTATAAAAAAAAGGACGAAGTTTTAATCGATTTTAGCAGTAATATAAATCCTCTGACGGCACCTAAGGGCTTAAAAAAGGCCTTAAGTGCATCTTTTAATAATCTTTTGGTTTATCCCGATATCCGTTACCGCTCGTTAAAAAAGATAACGGCTCAATACTTAAAATGCAGACCTGAAAATATTGTTTTGGGGAATGGGGCTGTAGAAATAATCGATAATTTTTGTTCAATGTTTAAACGAGTTGTTTTATGCACGCCTTGTTTTTCGGAATACGGATTAAGGGCCCTTGTTCATAATAGACCGGTTTTAGAGCTTCCTTTTCTTCCGGATTTTTTGCCCGATATTGCCGGTCTTGAAAAAAAACTGAAAGCAGGTGACCTTCTCATATTGGGGAATCCGAATAATCCCACAGGCTTAAGAATAGAAAAAACGGCTCTTTTACAAATTTATTCTCTCGTACAAAAAACAGGTGCGTTTTTACTTTTAGATGAGGCTTTTTACGAGTTTTGTCCGCCTGATTATGACAGCATAGTTCTTTTTAAAAAAGACGGCTATAAAAATATCTGTATAATAAGGGCTGCAACCAAATTTTTCGGCCTTCCGGGGATACGCCTAGGTTATGCCTGTACTTCAACCGATATGGCTGCCGCTCTTTCTAAAATCGAGATGGCTTGGCACATAAACGTCTTTGCAGAAGCTGCCGCTCCTGCAATCTTTTTTGATAAGGACTTTATAGAAAAAAGCAAGGCCTATATTCAAAAAGAAAGAGCTTTTTTGCTCGAAAATATCGAAAAGCACGAAACAAGCGGAGAGATAAAATTACAGGCCTATAAAAGTCAGTGCAATTTTATTCTTCTTAAAGTTTTAAATGCAAAAGATACAGATGCTTTAAAATTCTTTGAAAAAAAGGGAATCTTAATCAGAACCTGCAGCAGTTTTAAAACTCTCGGAGATAATCATATCAGAATTGCCGTCCGCTCTCATAAAGATAATTGTAAATTTATTAATGCAATTAGCTCTAAAAAGTCAAAATAA
- a CDS encoding MinD/ParA family protein has product MTDQAEDLKTLMKNKNSSDKAALSNIPPKRKTRIIAVTSGKGGVGKTNISTNMAIAYAKMGKNVIVIDADLGLANVNVMMNIIPKFNLYHVMKKQKKMSDIIIDTEYGIKFVAGASGFSKIANMEEAERSDFIKELYTLAEADIIIIDTSAGVSKNVLSFVAAADEVVVVTTSEPTAITDAYGIIKIIATEVENYDLNLKMVVNRVNSALEGKKIAERMIQIVAQFLNLKVEYLGFIYNDPAVEQAVLKQKPFFISAPKSKAASCLRHIVAKLEKTDYNEYSGLSGFLQKLFGKKWE; this is encoded by the coding sequence ATGACGGATCAGGCAGAAGATTTAAAAACATTAATGAAAAATAAAAACAGCAGTGATAAGGCTGCGCTTTCAAACATTCCTCCTAAAAGGAAGACAAGGATTATTGCCGTAACCAGCGGAAAGGGCGGGGTCGGAAAAACAAATATTTCAACAAATATGGCTATTGCTTATGCCAAGATGGGAAAAAACGTTATTGTAATCGATGCGGATCTTGGCCTTGCAAACGTAAATGTTATGATGAACATAATTCCGAAATTCAATCTTTATCATGTAATGAAAAAACAAAAGAAAATGTCGGATATCATAATCGATACGGAATACGGAATAAAATTCGTTGCCGGAGCTTCAGGTTTTTCAAAGATTGCAAATATGGAAGAAGCCGAAAGGTCCGATTTTATTAAAGAATTGTACACCCTTGCAGAGGCGGATATAATAATAATCGATACCAGTGCCGGTGTTTCAAAAAACGTTCTCAGCTTTGTTGCAGCCGCTGATGAGGTAGTGGTGGTTACCACTTCGGAACCTACGGCTATAACCGATGCTTACGGAATTATAAAAATAATCGCAACCGAAGTTGAAAACTATGATTTAAACCTAAAAATGGTTGTAAACCGCGTAAATTCCGCCCTTGAAGGAAAAAAAATAGCCGAACGCATGATTCAGATTGTTGCCCAGTTTTTAAATTTAAAAGTCGAGTACTTGGGCTTTATTTACAATGATCCTGCAGTTGAACAGGCTGTTTTAAAGCAAAAACCCTTCTTTATATCTGCTCCGAAAAGTAAAGCGGCGAGTTGTTTGCGCCACATAGTTGCAAAACTTGAAAAAACGGATTATAATGAATATTCAGGCCTTTCCGGCTTTTTACAAAAGCTCTTTGGAAAAAAGTGGGAATAG
- a CDS encoding leucine-rich repeat domain-containing protein: MKTTNSKNKAKAFLGAAFVMLIALLFTGCPQKAKPKPAEPSAPPKYTPVAYDKLAEYLTNTASATEVSYIEVTGLKPEHLIGDDSGHTTKPSPLGAILQAHQTKKVALKLGGSISALMDMPFCFYSCTSLVGVAAIPKGVKDMTSCFDSCTSLTQAPVLPEGVTKMSDCFRDCTSLTKAPAIPKGVKDMSYCFQNCTTLTKAPASIPASVENMSQCFQNCTSLTEAPASISASVKDMSQCFQNCTSLTQVPAISEGVENMAGCFRGCTSLTKAPAIPASVTEMSGCFFNCKVLTSVTLKCNYGAGKFRSAFKDCIALREKSIKVPQAYYGNYTTADALNSMAVPGADDEEKRKKFEGVTD; encoded by the coding sequence ATGAAAACAACTAATTCAAAGAATAAGGCAAAAGCCTTTTTGGGAGCCGCTTTTGTGATGCTCATCGCACTGCTGTTTACCGGCTGCCCGCAAAAGGCAAAACCTAAACCGGCCGAACCGTCGGCACCGCCTAAGTACACACCCGTCGCCTACGACAAACTTGCAGAATACCTTACAAACACTGCTTCTGCTACAGAGGTAAGCTACATCGAAGTAACCGGTCTTAAACCGGAGCACTTAATAGGGGATGATTCCGGACATACCACTAAACCGAGCCCGCTCGGAGCAATCCTGCAAGCCCACCAGACTAAAAAGGTTGCACTCAAATTAGGCGGAAGCATATCAGCTCTTATGGATATGCCCTTCTGCTTTTACAGCTGCACAAGCCTTGTAGGAGTAGCGGCAATACCGAAAGGCGTTAAGGATATGACCAGCTGCTTTGACTCATGTACAAGCCTTACGCAGGCGCCGGTACTGCCGGAAGGCGTTACGAAGATGAGCGACTGCTTTCGAGACTGTACAAGCCTTACAAAGGCGCCTGCAATACCGAAAGGCGTTAAGGATATGAGCTACTGCTTTCAAAACTGTACAACTCTTACAAAAGCTCCGGCATCAATACCGGCAAGTGTTGAAAATATGAGCCAATGCTTTCAAAACTGCACAAGTCTTACAGAGGCTCCGGCATCAATATCGGCAAGTGTTAAAGATATGAGCCAATGCTTTCAAAACTGCACAAGTCTTACGCAGGTACCGGCAATATCGGAAGGCGTTGAGAACATGGCAGGCTGCTTTCGGGGCTGCACAAGTCTTACAAAGGCGCCGGCAATACCGGCAAGCGTTACGGAGATGTCAGGCTGCTTTTTCAACTGTAAAGTGCTTACCTCCGTTACGCTTAAATGCAATTATGGTGCCGGTAAGTTTCGCAGTGCATTCAAGGACTGCATTGCCCTCCGCGAAAAGAGCATAAAAGTACCGCAAGCGTATTACGGCAACTACACTACAGCTGACGCGCTTAATAGTATGGCTGTTCCCGGTGCCGACGATGAGGAAAAAAGAAAAAAGTTTGAAGGGGTTACGGATTGA